A region from the Sebastes umbrosus isolate fSebUmb1 chromosome 18, fSebUmb1.pri, whole genome shotgun sequence genome encodes:
- the LOC119476588 gene encoding uncharacterized protein LOC119476588 isoform X1: MKTAAFIIGLIFICCKFTEETTAEGELEGLVDTAVQTECRDRYLWIHVTSAQTPRFEAVDGNGVHSISEQLASRCGYTVSTFKMDGFTTFRASYYSCFTHNQDDEVFTFSFNVIVSDAGGTWTSRPVSAVCSGLIWTHREIICEEDYMEVNVNRESSCGGQRGESGEMWEAAFSQAQRTASSVWQLMLLQSDGQVSSMSISEAQRRGYSLTTTARRVVLRSQYKQPHAELTMVAGVPVEVVRVSLFFKQKLVVLMIDVSMACTVNSGSFDGARLLWDIPRVMTPLVGEGAGFKSQNFSLGVEGVLLDKPITAARGFSLVQQGHLVQIGVPFGAEGGYRKSLVVNNMYKETYVIFLLYEHVFAVLYEDGSSIDTRHRMLRVLDTPLLCRPPFDLDQTMSDHRVFSVYLGNIPADVMLEEVRINGKQLMMSDSAERGYSISPVTHINGSQAYKLWLPFEDTVVHRMYLGQGVMQYSIDINFTLTIMPQRDSYYHHTFITAQVLNTFPPEITAQCSDGGITFSVGRPPRAESLWEVGVDHEPLTSQLANQRGYHLHNDTQRTTLEVPVFSVGYTYEDINLSNFYGTFELLLRDSKTLEVQTSTSKRCLFKTEDMIVCSADGTMTVVTTPTSTWPTVQPERTTLLDPTCGPKQADGSRVLFEFKMDSCGTRAMVGDSYVAYENEIFHDRQLIADGPNVISRESQFKLTVRCFYPLSGVNRLSVDRILRSETPGLGSIKVFESLKADSSNKLPAKDCLHQVSGNVVNIPTTQVHQTTAAGGVLPHSSIRPRPKPGPSHFITVPGGHNKLFFTSQNLQSFPNFNLSPPPEGQTTSTQQVPLQVSSPPLHPMSQTQDQHVFGSPTDVNLPNVPPRYDQLPDNSIQLSNLHTLSYNFVEARGENSELTDENQASGLSSSSRIPDSPVVEQFESDWRNSVQTPTLQVPNSLGDNVWRSGLTWDQPPLNRNGIIKPNEDLQNLKVDLSPGTQDLTQQHETSLDLSLNRPSGGGMEMAEEIPGYKSQRHNDPSQTSPLHPVFQPRAQSSPDHIGSSELLLPGKDKKYVLANTKSITSKNTASNLSGDTQGSISTELTSTASSQVNQNLDRPGKIERRNTEMVQSRVQNIRVKPLSKFLSSGHQLNQKPVIQQANSQISNPSQYATGLTAVSSDGNRRMSQQLPERRGSNIREEHVPERTGFSTLRQEQGIHGVQVKSDQSAVIHLTDMFPDQREHQQKLVHLYPNQPEHQQKQVHLYPNQPEHQQKMVHPSPNQQEQQHKLVQSVAETGNSGHQESPLRNFPQPTGVSHIRVKLVPSLPGRLQTHDVPKLQNLQNPTTQFDTRGATSRTSYLSVTPQNIQNTLVDIGEYQLNNPNRNKDLNPTARRAGFTGSHTDPNGSGGSDLKIHTMSDCGGQYGASVHQGIMRGKQIS; the protein is encoded by the exons ATGAAAACTGCTGCTTTCATCATTGG ACTCATCTTTATCTGCTGCAAATTCACAGAAGAAACTACAGCTGAAGGTGAACTGGAAG GTTTGGTGGATACTGCTGTTCAGACGGAGTGTCGGGATCGTTACCTGTGGATCCACGTGACCTCAGCACAGACGCCTCGCTTCGAGGCTGTAG ATGGAAACGGCGTCCACTCCATCAGCGAGCAGCTTGCCTCGCGCTGCGGTTACACCGTCAGCACCTTCAAGATGGACGGCTTCACCACCTTCAGAGCTTCATACTACTCGTGCTTCACCCACAACCAG GATGACGAGGTGTTCACCTTCAGCTTTAACGTGATAGTGAGTGATGCTGGTGGAACGTGGACCAGTCGGCCTGTTTCTGCAGTCTGTTCTGGTCTGATCTGGACTCACAGAGAGATCATCTGTGAGGAGGACTACATGGAG GTGAACGTGAACAGAGAGTCTTCATGTGGAGGTCAGCGGGGGGAGAGTGGAGAGATGTGGGAGGCTGCCTTCTCTCAG GCGCAGAGGACGGCGAGTTCTGTCTGGCAGCTGATGCTCCTGCAGAGTGATGGACAGGTTTCCTCCATGTCCATCAGTGAAGCCCAGAGGCGGGGCTACAGCCTGACCACCACCGCCCGCAGGGTGGTGCTTCGTTCTCAGTACAAACAGCCCCACGCTGAGCTGACGATG GTGGCTGGTGTCCCCGTGGAGGTTGTCCGGGTTTCTCTGTTCTTTAAGCAGAAGCTGGTGGTGTTGATGATCGATGTTTCCATGGCCTGCACTGTCA ATTCGGGTTCTTTCGACGGCGCCCGGCTGCTCTGGGACATCCCCCGGGTCATGACCCCTCTGGTTGGGGAGGGAGCAGGTTTTAAAAGTCAGAACTTCAGTctgggggtggagggggttcTGCTGGACAAACCCATCACCGCAGCAAGAGGATTCAGTCTGGTCCAACAAGGACATCTGGTCCAGATCGGGGTTCCTTTTGGGGCAGAAGGCGGCTACAGGAAG aGTTTGGTGGTGAATAACATGTACAAGGAGACATACGTGATCTTCCTGCTGTACGAACATGTCTTCGCTGTGCTGTATGAAGACGGCAGCAGCATCGACACAAGACACCGAATGCTCCGAGTGCTCGACACACCGCTGCTCTGCCGTCCACCCTTCGACCTTGACC AGACTATGAGTGACCACAGGGTTTTCAGCGTCTACCTGGGAAACATTCCTGCTGATGTCATGTTGGAGGAAGTGCGGATCAACGGGAAGCAGCTGATGATGTCAGACAGCGCTGAGCGGGGCTACAGCATCAGTCCTGTTACTCACATCAATGGCAGCCAAGCCTACAAGCTCTGGCTGCCCTTCGAGGATACCGTCGTCCACCGGATG TACCTGGGTCAAGGTGTGATGCAGTACTCCATAGATATAAACTTCACTTTAACCATCATGCCCCAGAGAGACTCCTACTACCACCACACGTTCATCACAGCACAAGTATTAAACACAT TCCCTCCAGAGATTACAGCTCAGTGTTCAGACGGAGGAATCACCTTCAGCGTGGGCAGACCGCCTCGAGCTGAGAGTCTCTGGGAGGTGGGTGTTGACCACGAGCCTCTGACATCACAGCTCGCAAACCAAAGAGGGTACCACCTCCACAACGACACCCAAAGGACCACCCTGGAAGTCCCTGTGTTCTCTGTCGGATACACCTATGAA GACATCAACCTGTCAAACTTTTATGGAACATTTGAGCTTCTTCTAAGAGACTCCAAAACTCTGGAGGTCCAGACATCAACCTCCAAACGCTGCCTCTTCAAAACAGAGGACATGATAG TCTGTTCTGCAGATGGGACCATGACGGTGGTGACGACTCCGACCTCCACCTGGCCTACAGTGCAGCCTGAAAGAACCACTCTGCTGGACCCCACCTGTGGACCCAAACAGGCCGATGGATCCAGAGTCCTGTTTGAGTTCAAGATGGACTCCTGTGGGACCAGAGCCATG GTTGGGGACTCATACGTGGCTTATGAAAACGAAATCTTCCATGACAGACAGCTGATTGCAGACGGACCAAACGTCATCTCCAGAGAATCTCAGTTCAA GTTGACAGTGAGGTGCTTCTACCCACTAAGTGGAGTCAACAGACTGTCTGTGGACAGGATCTTGAGATCAGAGACTCCTGGATTGGGTTCCATCAAAGTCTTCGAGAGCCTTAAAG CAGATTCATCAAATAAACTCCCCGCCAAAGACTGTTTGCATCAGGTATCTGGAAATGTGGTCAACATCCCGACTACCCAGGTCCACCAAACCACAGCGGCAGGGGGAGTCCTGCCTCACTCCAGCATCAGGCCTCGGCCCAAACCTGGACCCAGCCACTTCATCACAGTTCCAGGAGGACACAACAAGCTGTTCTTCACTTCCCAAAACCTCCAAAGTTTTCCAAACTTtaatctttctcctcctcctgaggGTCAAACCACCAGTACCCAGCAAGTCCCTCTGCAggtttcatctcctcctcttcatcccatGTCCCAGACACAGGACCAACATGTATTCGGATCTCCAACTGATGTCAATCTTCCAAACGTCCCTCCCAGATATGACCAGTTACCGGACAACAGCATCCAGCTGTCAAACCTCCACACACTGAGCTACAACTTTGTAGAAGCGAGAGGTGAAAATTCAGAACTAACTGATGAAAACCAAGCCTCTGGCTTGAGTTCATCCAGCAGGATTCCTGATTCTCCAGTTGTGGAACAGTTTGAAAGTGACTGGCGAAACTCCGTTCAGACTCCAACACTTCAGGTTCCTAATAGTTTAGGTGATAATGTTTGGCGCTCTGGCCTAACATGGGACCAGCCCCCTCTTAACCGAAATGGTATCATTAAGCCAAATGAAGACCTGCAGAATCTTAAAGTTGATCTTTCTCCTGGTACGCAAGATCTGACCCAGCAACATGAGACCAGTCTGGATTTGAGCCTTAACAGGCCCTCAGGTGGTGGGATGGAAATGGCTGAAGAGATACCTGGATACAAGTCTCAACGTCACAATGATCCTTCTCAAACCTCTCCGCTTCACCCGGTCTTTCAACCACGAGCTCAGTCCAGCCCAGACCACATTGGCAGCAGTGAACTACTCCTGCCTGGCAAGGATAAGAAATATGTCCTTGCTAATACCAAAAGCATCACATCCAAAAATACTGCATCCAACTTGTCTGGAGACACACAGGGGTCTATCAGCACTGAACTGACATCTACTGCATCCAGCCAAGTCAACCAAAACCTGGATAGACCAGGTAAAATTGAAAGGAGGAACACTGAGATGGTTCAGTCCAGGGTGCAGAACATCCGAGTCAAACCTCTGAGCAAATTTCTTTCTTCTGGGCATCAGCTCAACCAGAAACCTGTTATCCAACAAGCAAACTCACAAATCTCTAATCCCTCCCAGTATGCCACTGGTCTGACAGCTGTCAGCAGTGATGGGAACCGCAGGATGTCCCAACAGCTTCCTGAACGCAGAGGTTCAAATATAAGAGAGGAACATGTGCCGGAGAGAACAGGTTTCTCAACACTGAGGCAGGAACAAGGTATTCATGGTGTCCAAGTCAAATCAGATCAATCTGCAGTCATCCACCTCACAGATATGTTCCCAGACCAGCGAGAACACCAACAAAAGCTGGTCCATCTGTACCCAAACCAGCCAGAACACCAGCAGAAACAAGTCCATCTCTACCCAAACCAGCCAGAACACCAGCAGAAAATGGTCCATCCATCCCCAAACCAGCAAGAACAACAGCATAAACTGGTCCAATCAGTGGCTGAGACAGGAAACAGTGGACACCAGGAATCTCCTCTGAGAAATTTCCCTCAACCAAcag GCGTATCTCACATCAGAGTCAAACTTGTTCCCAGTCTCCCAGGAAGACTCCAAACCCACGATGTACCCAAACTGCAGAACCTCCAGAACCCCACCACTCAGTTTGACACCAGAGGAGCGACGAGCAGGACGTCCTACCTCAGCGTCACCCCACAGAACATCCAAAACACTCTTGTTGACATTGGAGAATATCAACTGAACAATCCCAACAGAAACAAGGACCTGAATCCCACTGCAAGGCGAGCTGGGTTTACTGGTTCCCACACGGATCCTAATGGTTCTGGTGGTTCAGACCTGAAAATCCACACCATGTCTGACTGCGGCGGTCAGTATGGAGCCAGTGTTCACCAAGGAATCATGAGAG GTAAACAGATCAGCTGA
- the LOC119476588 gene encoding uncharacterized protein LOC119476588 isoform X2 yields the protein MKTAAFIIGLIFICCKFTEETTAEGELEGLVDTAVQTECRDRYLWIHVTSAQTPRFEAVDGNGVHSISEQLASRCGYTVSTFKMDGFTTFRASYYSCFTHNQDDEVFTFSFNVIVSDAGGTWTSRPVSAVCSGLIWTHREIICEEDYMEVNVNRESSCGGQRGESGEMWEAAFSQAQRTASSVWQLMLLQSDGQVSSMSISEAQRRGYSLTTTARRVVLRSQYKQPHAELTMVAGVPVEVVRVSLFFKQKLVVLMIDVSMACTVNSGSFDGARLLWDIPRVMTPLVGEGAGFKSQNFSLGVEGVLLDKPITAARGFSLVQQGHLVQIGVPFGAEGGYRKSLVVNNMYKETYVIFLLYEHVFAVLYEDGSSIDTRHRMLRVLDTPLLCRPPFDLDQTMSDHRVFSVYLGNIPADVMLEEVRINGKQLMMSDSAERGYSISPVTHINGSQAYKLWLPFEDTVVHRMYLGQGVMQYSIDINFTLTIMPQRDSYYHHTFITAQVLNTFPPEITAQCSDGGITFSVGRPPRAESLWEVGVDHEPLTSQLANQRGYHLHNDTQRTTLEVPVFSVGYTYEDINLSNFYGTFELLLRDSKTLEVQTSTSKRCLFKTEDMIVCSADGTMTVVTTPTSTWPTVQPERTTLLDPTCGPKQADGSRVLFEFKMDSCGTRAMVGDSYVAYENEIFHDRQLIADGPNVISRESQFKLTVRCFYPLSGVNRLSVDRILRSETPGLGSIKVFESLKDSSNKLPAKDCLHQVSGNVVNIPTTQVHQTTAAGGVLPHSSIRPRPKPGPSHFITVPGGHNKLFFTSQNLQSFPNFNLSPPPEGQTTSTQQVPLQVSSPPLHPMSQTQDQHVFGSPTDVNLPNVPPRYDQLPDNSIQLSNLHTLSYNFVEARGENSELTDENQASGLSSSSRIPDSPVVEQFESDWRNSVQTPTLQVPNSLGDNVWRSGLTWDQPPLNRNGIIKPNEDLQNLKVDLSPGTQDLTQQHETSLDLSLNRPSGGGMEMAEEIPGYKSQRHNDPSQTSPLHPVFQPRAQSSPDHIGSSELLLPGKDKKYVLANTKSITSKNTASNLSGDTQGSISTELTSTASSQVNQNLDRPGKIERRNTEMVQSRVQNIRVKPLSKFLSSGHQLNQKPVIQQANSQISNPSQYATGLTAVSSDGNRRMSQQLPERRGSNIREEHVPERTGFSTLRQEQGIHGVQVKSDQSAVIHLTDMFPDQREHQQKLVHLYPNQPEHQQKQVHLYPNQPEHQQKMVHPSPNQQEQQHKLVQSVAETGNSGHQESPLRNFPQPTGVSHIRVKLVPSLPGRLQTHDVPKLQNLQNPTTQFDTRGATSRTSYLSVTPQNIQNTLVDIGEYQLNNPNRNKDLNPTARRAGFTGSHTDPNGSGGSDLKIHTMSDCGGQYGASVHQGIMRGKQIS from the exons ATGAAAACTGCTGCTTTCATCATTGG ACTCATCTTTATCTGCTGCAAATTCACAGAAGAAACTACAGCTGAAGGTGAACTGGAAG GTTTGGTGGATACTGCTGTTCAGACGGAGTGTCGGGATCGTTACCTGTGGATCCACGTGACCTCAGCACAGACGCCTCGCTTCGAGGCTGTAG ATGGAAACGGCGTCCACTCCATCAGCGAGCAGCTTGCCTCGCGCTGCGGTTACACCGTCAGCACCTTCAAGATGGACGGCTTCACCACCTTCAGAGCTTCATACTACTCGTGCTTCACCCACAACCAG GATGACGAGGTGTTCACCTTCAGCTTTAACGTGATAGTGAGTGATGCTGGTGGAACGTGGACCAGTCGGCCTGTTTCTGCAGTCTGTTCTGGTCTGATCTGGACTCACAGAGAGATCATCTGTGAGGAGGACTACATGGAG GTGAACGTGAACAGAGAGTCTTCATGTGGAGGTCAGCGGGGGGAGAGTGGAGAGATGTGGGAGGCTGCCTTCTCTCAG GCGCAGAGGACGGCGAGTTCTGTCTGGCAGCTGATGCTCCTGCAGAGTGATGGACAGGTTTCCTCCATGTCCATCAGTGAAGCCCAGAGGCGGGGCTACAGCCTGACCACCACCGCCCGCAGGGTGGTGCTTCGTTCTCAGTACAAACAGCCCCACGCTGAGCTGACGATG GTGGCTGGTGTCCCCGTGGAGGTTGTCCGGGTTTCTCTGTTCTTTAAGCAGAAGCTGGTGGTGTTGATGATCGATGTTTCCATGGCCTGCACTGTCA ATTCGGGTTCTTTCGACGGCGCCCGGCTGCTCTGGGACATCCCCCGGGTCATGACCCCTCTGGTTGGGGAGGGAGCAGGTTTTAAAAGTCAGAACTTCAGTctgggggtggagggggttcTGCTGGACAAACCCATCACCGCAGCAAGAGGATTCAGTCTGGTCCAACAAGGACATCTGGTCCAGATCGGGGTTCCTTTTGGGGCAGAAGGCGGCTACAGGAAG aGTTTGGTGGTGAATAACATGTACAAGGAGACATACGTGATCTTCCTGCTGTACGAACATGTCTTCGCTGTGCTGTATGAAGACGGCAGCAGCATCGACACAAGACACCGAATGCTCCGAGTGCTCGACACACCGCTGCTCTGCCGTCCACCCTTCGACCTTGACC AGACTATGAGTGACCACAGGGTTTTCAGCGTCTACCTGGGAAACATTCCTGCTGATGTCATGTTGGAGGAAGTGCGGATCAACGGGAAGCAGCTGATGATGTCAGACAGCGCTGAGCGGGGCTACAGCATCAGTCCTGTTACTCACATCAATGGCAGCCAAGCCTACAAGCTCTGGCTGCCCTTCGAGGATACCGTCGTCCACCGGATG TACCTGGGTCAAGGTGTGATGCAGTACTCCATAGATATAAACTTCACTTTAACCATCATGCCCCAGAGAGACTCCTACTACCACCACACGTTCATCACAGCACAAGTATTAAACACAT TCCCTCCAGAGATTACAGCTCAGTGTTCAGACGGAGGAATCACCTTCAGCGTGGGCAGACCGCCTCGAGCTGAGAGTCTCTGGGAGGTGGGTGTTGACCACGAGCCTCTGACATCACAGCTCGCAAACCAAAGAGGGTACCACCTCCACAACGACACCCAAAGGACCACCCTGGAAGTCCCTGTGTTCTCTGTCGGATACACCTATGAA GACATCAACCTGTCAAACTTTTATGGAACATTTGAGCTTCTTCTAAGAGACTCCAAAACTCTGGAGGTCCAGACATCAACCTCCAAACGCTGCCTCTTCAAAACAGAGGACATGATAG TCTGTTCTGCAGATGGGACCATGACGGTGGTGACGACTCCGACCTCCACCTGGCCTACAGTGCAGCCTGAAAGAACCACTCTGCTGGACCCCACCTGTGGACCCAAACAGGCCGATGGATCCAGAGTCCTGTTTGAGTTCAAGATGGACTCCTGTGGGACCAGAGCCATG GTTGGGGACTCATACGTGGCTTATGAAAACGAAATCTTCCATGACAGACAGCTGATTGCAGACGGACCAAACGTCATCTCCAGAGAATCTCAGTTCAA GTTGACAGTGAGGTGCTTCTACCCACTAAGTGGAGTCAACAGACTGTCTGTGGACAGGATCTTGAGATCAGAGACTCCTGGATTGGGTTCCATCAAAGTCTTCGAGAGCCTTAAAG ATTCATCAAATAAACTCCCCGCCAAAGACTGTTTGCATCAGGTATCTGGAAATGTGGTCAACATCCCGACTACCCAGGTCCACCAAACCACAGCGGCAGGGGGAGTCCTGCCTCACTCCAGCATCAGGCCTCGGCCCAAACCTGGACCCAGCCACTTCATCACAGTTCCAGGAGGACACAACAAGCTGTTCTTCACTTCCCAAAACCTCCAAAGTTTTCCAAACTTtaatctttctcctcctcctgaggGTCAAACCACCAGTACCCAGCAAGTCCCTCTGCAggtttcatctcctcctcttcatcccatGTCCCAGACACAGGACCAACATGTATTCGGATCTCCAACTGATGTCAATCTTCCAAACGTCCCTCCCAGATATGACCAGTTACCGGACAACAGCATCCAGCTGTCAAACCTCCACACACTGAGCTACAACTTTGTAGAAGCGAGAGGTGAAAATTCAGAACTAACTGATGAAAACCAAGCCTCTGGCTTGAGTTCATCCAGCAGGATTCCTGATTCTCCAGTTGTGGAACAGTTTGAAAGTGACTGGCGAAACTCCGTTCAGACTCCAACACTTCAGGTTCCTAATAGTTTAGGTGATAATGTTTGGCGCTCTGGCCTAACATGGGACCAGCCCCCTCTTAACCGAAATGGTATCATTAAGCCAAATGAAGACCTGCAGAATCTTAAAGTTGATCTTTCTCCTGGTACGCAAGATCTGACCCAGCAACATGAGACCAGTCTGGATTTGAGCCTTAACAGGCCCTCAGGTGGTGGGATGGAAATGGCTGAAGAGATACCTGGATACAAGTCTCAACGTCACAATGATCCTTCTCAAACCTCTCCGCTTCACCCGGTCTTTCAACCACGAGCTCAGTCCAGCCCAGACCACATTGGCAGCAGTGAACTACTCCTGCCTGGCAAGGATAAGAAATATGTCCTTGCTAATACCAAAAGCATCACATCCAAAAATACTGCATCCAACTTGTCTGGAGACACACAGGGGTCTATCAGCACTGAACTGACATCTACTGCATCCAGCCAAGTCAACCAAAACCTGGATAGACCAGGTAAAATTGAAAGGAGGAACACTGAGATGGTTCAGTCCAGGGTGCAGAACATCCGAGTCAAACCTCTGAGCAAATTTCTTTCTTCTGGGCATCAGCTCAACCAGAAACCTGTTATCCAACAAGCAAACTCACAAATCTCTAATCCCTCCCAGTATGCCACTGGTCTGACAGCTGTCAGCAGTGATGGGAACCGCAGGATGTCCCAACAGCTTCCTGAACGCAGAGGTTCAAATATAAGAGAGGAACATGTGCCGGAGAGAACAGGTTTCTCAACACTGAGGCAGGAACAAGGTATTCATGGTGTCCAAGTCAAATCAGATCAATCTGCAGTCATCCACCTCACAGATATGTTCCCAGACCAGCGAGAACACCAACAAAAGCTGGTCCATCTGTACCCAAACCAGCCAGAACACCAGCAGAAACAAGTCCATCTCTACCCAAACCAGCCAGAACACCAGCAGAAAATGGTCCATCCATCCCCAAACCAGCAAGAACAACAGCATAAACTGGTCCAATCAGTGGCTGAGACAGGAAACAGTGGACACCAGGAATCTCCTCTGAGAAATTTCCCTCAACCAAcag GCGTATCTCACATCAGAGTCAAACTTGTTCCCAGTCTCCCAGGAAGACTCCAAACCCACGATGTACCCAAACTGCAGAACCTCCAGAACCCCACCACTCAGTTTGACACCAGAGGAGCGACGAGCAGGACGTCCTACCTCAGCGTCACCCCACAGAACATCCAAAACACTCTTGTTGACATTGGAGAATATCAACTGAACAATCCCAACAGAAACAAGGACCTGAATCCCACTGCAAGGCGAGCTGGGTTTACTGGTTCCCACACGGATCCTAATGGTTCTGGTGGTTCAGACCTGAAAATCCACACCATGTCTGACTGCGGCGGTCAGTATGGAGCCAGTGTTCACCAAGGAATCATGAGAG GTAAACAGATCAGCTGA